In Euphorbia lathyris chromosome 10, ddEupLath1.1, whole genome shotgun sequence, a single genomic region encodes these proteins:
- the LOC136209052 gene encoding uncharacterized protein, which yields MTAAKITLALAGSFAVAYVCDHVISDKKLFGGTTPGTVSNKGWWEATDKKFQAWPRTAGPPVVMNPISRQNFIVKPRDS from the exons ATGACAGCAGCCAAAATAACTCTTGCTCTTGCTGGGTCATTTGCAGTTGCATATGTATGTGACCATGTTATTTCTGACAAGAAGTTATTTGGAG GTACCACCCCTGGTACAGTGTCAAACAAGGGCTGGTGGGAAGCAACTGACAAAAAATTTCAGGCATGGCCGCGTACTGCAGGACCACCAGTAGTAATGAACCCTATCAGTCGCCAAAACTTCATTGTGAAGCCCCGTGATTCTTGA